Part of the Prunus dulcis chromosome 8, ALMONDv2, whole genome shotgun sequence genome is shown below.
ACCCTCTTCTTTATTCTttactctctctttctttgcaTTTTCATTTAGTCCAATGCTCATGGATTGGCTAGAAAAGTTCTTGGCAGCACTTCTCATTTTGGCTGCAGCCATTGATGGAGCTCAGGCAGATACCATGGTCAGTGGCACAGTCTTCTGTGACCAATGCAAAGATGGTGAAAGATCCCTCTTTGATTATCCCATCAATGGTGAGATCCATAATCTCTAATTAATTAGTACTAATCACATTCTCTATTAACACTCTTAATTGTAAATTTATatgcttttgctttttgcAGGTGTTAAAGTACAAGTGGCTTGCAGTGACAGCAATGGGCAAATCACAATATCAAGGGAAGAAACAACAAATTGGTTTGGAAACTATGCTGTCAAGTTTGATGGCACGCCAGATTTGAGTGGCTGTTTTGCTCAGGTTTCAAGCACAGGGCAAGGCTCAAATGGCTGTGGGGTTAGTGCTGGCCCTGCTCAAAGCCTTAGGCTTATGTTTAGGATGTTTAATATGGCGATGTATGCTGTGGACTCTTTGCTCACTCAGCCTGCTCAGCCTATGTCATTTTGCCCAAGGTCAGCTAATCCGGTGGCTCCTGCACCGCCGACACCAGCTAGGCCTCTGCCTAACCCGGTAACCCCGGCCAGTCCTCCACCTTTTAGGCTTCCCCCTCTTCCAAAATTGCCACCATTGCCACCATTGCCTCCATTGCCTCCATTGCCTCCAATGCCACCAGTGCCCTTCTTGGAAGCTACAGCATGCCCTCATCAGTAAGTTATTTACAGTGGTTTGCTTTGTAGTGTCTTAAGTTGTTGGTTACCTACTTTGAGTGTGGTGAGTAAAAATTGTTTTCTCCATAAAACTACCATAGAGTCTGGTATGATCTATTATGGTGTACCCCAAACTGTTTTTCTACTTACCAACTAACTCTTGGTTTAgcaatatttcaattttcagtgTTAAAAGAGGTTCCAAGTTTGAATTcaacgatttttttttctctctgacCATTTGACGGGGTTGTGTTTTTTCAGGCAGTGGACATTGCCAGAGCACAAATGCTACTGGAGGGCAGT
Proteins encoded:
- the LOC117637618 gene encoding ras-associated and pleckstrin homology domains-containing protein 1; the encoded protein is MLMDWLEKFLAALLILAAAIDGAQADTMVSGTVFCDQCKDGERSLFDYPINGVKVQVACSDSNGQITISREETTNWFGNYAVKFDGTPDLSGCFAQVSSTGQGSNGCGVSAGPAQSLRLMFRMFNMAMYAVDSLLTQPAQPMSFCPRSANPVAPAPPTPARPLPNPVTPASPPPFRLPPLPKLPPLPPLPPLPPLPPMPPVPFLEATACPHQQWTLPEHKCYWRAVSPDTKVAVVFGLAAARRYGTDLTLLQGLQGRGEPYRTLLREGITAFLNSYNSLQFPYNSIAVVQHLNYGLMGSNRNVLFTALRFIRANSGYGRVPCKFTACK